A part of Anolis sagrei isolate rAnoSag1 chromosome 3, rAnoSag1.mat, whole genome shotgun sequence genomic DNA contains:
- the ARFIP2 gene encoding arfaptin-2 isoform X1: protein MTEGLMSKAATMEVPIHGNGDSRRMGPSTTSEDDGLEQDLQQVMVSGPNLNETSIVSGGYGGTAEGIIPTSAMKGALSLPLPSRGPLISPSPSAAIRMASQADPSTGSSLHHQPHPAPPMTGEEAAARGVAVEKFDIMKKWGINTYKCTKQLLSERFGRGSRTVDLELETQIELLRDTKRKYECVLGLARALTNHFYSLVQTQHALADAFSDLSQKSPELQEEFGYNAETQKLLCKNGETLLGAVNFFVSSINTLVNKTMEDTLMTVKLYETARLEYDAYRTDLEEANLGPRDAGTFCRLEAAQANFHAHRAKYEKLRADVAVKLKFLEENKVKVMHKQLLLFHNAISAYFAGNQTQLEQTLKQFNIRLKSPGAEKPSWLEEQ from the exons ATGACGGAGGGGCTGATGAGCAAGGCGGCCACCATGGAGGTCCCCATCCACGGCAACGGAGACTCCCGGCGGATGGGACCCTCCACCACCTCCGAGGATGATGGCCTCGAGCAG GACCTGCAGCAGGTGATGGTGTCAGGGCCCAACCTGAACGAGACCAGCATCGTGTCCGGGGGGTACGGCGGCACCGCCGAGGGCATCATCCCCACCAGCGCCATGAAAG gCGCGCTCTCTCTGCCCCTCCCCTCGCGAGGACCACTCATCTCCCCCAGTCCATCAGCCGCCATCCGGATGGCCAGCCAGGCCGACCCCTCCACAG GCTCCAGCCTGCACCACCAACCGCACCCAGCGCCCCCCATGACCGGGGAGGAGGCAGCCGCGAGGGGGGTGGCCGTGGAGAAGTTCGACATCATGAAGAAGTGGGGCATCAACACCTACAAG TGCACGAAGCAGCTGCTGTCGGAGCGCTTTGGCCGTGGATCTCGGACGGTGGACCTGGAGCTGGAGACGCAGATCGAGCTGCTGCGCGACACCAAGCGCAAGTACGAGTGCGTCCTGGGCCTGGCGCGGGCCCTCACCAACCACTTCTACAGCCTGGTCCAGACCCAGCACGCCTTGGCAGACGCCTTCTCCGACCTCAGCCAGAAGTCCCCAGAGCTCCAG GAGGAGTTTGGTTACAACGCGGAGACCCAGAAGCTTCTTTGCAAGAACGGGGAGACTCTCTTGGGGGCCGTGAACTTCTTCGTCTCCAGCATCAACACCTTGGTCAACAAGACCATGGAAGACACCCTCATGACGGTCAAGCTGTACGAGACGGCCAG GCTGGAGTACGACGCCTACCGCACGGACCTGGAGGAGGCCAACCTGGGGCCCCGGGACGCAGGGACCTTCTGCCGGCTGGAGGCCGCCCAGGCCAACTTCCACGCCCACCGCGCCAAGTACGAGAAGCTGCGGGCCGACGTGGCCGTCAAGCTCAAGTTCCTGGAGGAGAACAAG gTGAAGGTGATGCACAAGCAGCTGCTCCTCTTCCACAACGCCATCTCGGCCTACTTTGCCGGCAACCAGACGCAGCTGGAGCAGACGCTGAAGCAGTTCAACATCCGGCTGAAGAGCCCCGGAGCCGAGAAGCCCTCCTGGCTGGAGGAGCAGTGA
- the TIMM10B gene encoding mitochondrial import inner membrane translocase subunit Tim10 B — translation MAESEQQQQLRSLRDFLLVYNRMTELCFRRCVPGLLQRGLDGSEEACLEGCAGKLVRSNQRLISAYVRLMPVLVQRRLQEGGPAKPEGEEPPTPGSGD, via the exons ATGGCGGAGAgcgagcagcagcagcaactgcgCAGC CTGCGGGACTTCCTGCTGGTCTACAACCGGATGACGGAGCTCTGCTTCCGGCGCTGCGTCCCGGGATTACTCCAGCGAGGCCTAGACGGGAGCGAG GAGGCGTGCCTGGAGGGCTGCGCGGGGAAGCTGGTCCGCTCCAATCAGCGCCTGATCTCGGCCTACGTGCGCCTCATGCCAGTCTTGGTCCAGCGCCGCCTGCAGGAGGGCGGGCCCGCCAAGCCGGAAGGGGAGGAGCCTCCCACGCCCGGAAGTGGGGACTGA
- the ARFIP2 gene encoding arfaptin-2 isoform X3 → MVSGPNLNETSIVSGGYGGTAEGIIPTSAMKGALSLPLPSRGPLISPSPSAAIRMASQADPSTGSSLHHQPHPAPPMTGEEAAARGVAVEKFDIMKKWGINTYKCTKQLLSERFGRGSRTVDLELETQIELLRDTKRKYECVLGLARALTNHFYSLVQTQHALADAFSDLSQKSPELQEEFGYNAETQKLLCKNGETLLGAVNFFVSSINTLVNKTMEDTLMTVKLYETARLEYDAYRTDLEEANLGPRDAGTFCRLEAAQANFHAHRAKYEKLRADVAVKLKFLEENKVKVMHKQLLLFHNAISAYFAGNQTQLEQTLKQFNIRLKSPGAEKPSWLEEQ, encoded by the exons ATGGTGTCAGGGCCCAACCTGAACGAGACCAGCATCGTGTCCGGGGGGTACGGCGGCACCGCCGAGGGCATCATCCCCACCAGCGCCATGAAAG gCGCGCTCTCTCTGCCCCTCCCCTCGCGAGGACCACTCATCTCCCCCAGTCCATCAGCCGCCATCCGGATGGCCAGCCAGGCCGACCCCTCCACAG GCTCCAGCCTGCACCACCAACCGCACCCAGCGCCCCCCATGACCGGGGAGGAGGCAGCCGCGAGGGGGGTGGCCGTGGAGAAGTTCGACATCATGAAGAAGTGGGGCATCAACACCTACAAG TGCACGAAGCAGCTGCTGTCGGAGCGCTTTGGCCGTGGATCTCGGACGGTGGACCTGGAGCTGGAGACGCAGATCGAGCTGCTGCGCGACACCAAGCGCAAGTACGAGTGCGTCCTGGGCCTGGCGCGGGCCCTCACCAACCACTTCTACAGCCTGGTCCAGACCCAGCACGCCTTGGCAGACGCCTTCTCCGACCTCAGCCAGAAGTCCCCAGAGCTCCAG GAGGAGTTTGGTTACAACGCGGAGACCCAGAAGCTTCTTTGCAAGAACGGGGAGACTCTCTTGGGGGCCGTGAACTTCTTCGTCTCCAGCATCAACACCTTGGTCAACAAGACCATGGAAGACACCCTCATGACGGTCAAGCTGTACGAGACGGCCAG GCTGGAGTACGACGCCTACCGCACGGACCTGGAGGAGGCCAACCTGGGGCCCCGGGACGCAGGGACCTTCTGCCGGCTGGAGGCCGCCCAGGCCAACTTCCACGCCCACCGCGCCAAGTACGAGAAGCTGCGGGCCGACGTGGCCGTCAAGCTCAAGTTCCTGGAGGAGAACAAG gTGAAGGTGATGCACAAGCAGCTGCTCCTCTTCCACAACGCCATCTCGGCCTACTTTGCCGGCAACCAGACGCAGCTGGAGCAGACGCTGAAGCAGTTCAACATCCGGCTGAAGAGCCCCGGAGCCGAGAAGCCCTCCTGGCTGGAGGAGCAGTGA
- the ARFIP2 gene encoding arfaptin-2 isoform X2, translated as MTEGLMSKAATMEVPIHGNGDSRRMGPSTTSEDDGLEQDLQQVMVSGPNLNETSIVSGGYGGTAEGIIPTSAMKGSSLHHQPHPAPPMTGEEAAARGVAVEKFDIMKKWGINTYKCTKQLLSERFGRGSRTVDLELETQIELLRDTKRKYECVLGLARALTNHFYSLVQTQHALADAFSDLSQKSPELQEEFGYNAETQKLLCKNGETLLGAVNFFVSSINTLVNKTMEDTLMTVKLYETARLEYDAYRTDLEEANLGPRDAGTFCRLEAAQANFHAHRAKYEKLRADVAVKLKFLEENKVKVMHKQLLLFHNAISAYFAGNQTQLEQTLKQFNIRLKSPGAEKPSWLEEQ; from the exons ATGACGGAGGGGCTGATGAGCAAGGCGGCCACCATGGAGGTCCCCATCCACGGCAACGGAGACTCCCGGCGGATGGGACCCTCCACCACCTCCGAGGATGATGGCCTCGAGCAG GACCTGCAGCAGGTGATGGTGTCAGGGCCCAACCTGAACGAGACCAGCATCGTGTCCGGGGGGTACGGCGGCACCGCCGAGGGCATCATCCCCACCAGCGCCATGAAAG GCTCCAGCCTGCACCACCAACCGCACCCAGCGCCCCCCATGACCGGGGAGGAGGCAGCCGCGAGGGGGGTGGCCGTGGAGAAGTTCGACATCATGAAGAAGTGGGGCATCAACACCTACAAG TGCACGAAGCAGCTGCTGTCGGAGCGCTTTGGCCGTGGATCTCGGACGGTGGACCTGGAGCTGGAGACGCAGATCGAGCTGCTGCGCGACACCAAGCGCAAGTACGAGTGCGTCCTGGGCCTGGCGCGGGCCCTCACCAACCACTTCTACAGCCTGGTCCAGACCCAGCACGCCTTGGCAGACGCCTTCTCCGACCTCAGCCAGAAGTCCCCAGAGCTCCAG GAGGAGTTTGGTTACAACGCGGAGACCCAGAAGCTTCTTTGCAAGAACGGGGAGACTCTCTTGGGGGCCGTGAACTTCTTCGTCTCCAGCATCAACACCTTGGTCAACAAGACCATGGAAGACACCCTCATGACGGTCAAGCTGTACGAGACGGCCAG GCTGGAGTACGACGCCTACCGCACGGACCTGGAGGAGGCCAACCTGGGGCCCCGGGACGCAGGGACCTTCTGCCGGCTGGAGGCCGCCCAGGCCAACTTCCACGCCCACCGCGCCAAGTACGAGAAGCTGCGGGCCGACGTGGCCGTCAAGCTCAAGTTCCTGGAGGAGAACAAG gTGAAGGTGATGCACAAGCAGCTGCTCCTCTTCCACAACGCCATCTCGGCCTACTTTGCCGGCAACCAGACGCAGCTGGAGCAGACGCTGAAGCAGTTCAACATCCGGCTGAAGAGCCCCGGAGCCGAGAAGCCCTCCTGGCTGGAGGAGCAGTGA